In Nocardia higoensis, one genomic interval encodes:
- a CDS encoding acyl-CoA dehydrogenase family protein, translating to MDFNWSEADLAFRDEVRAFLDEKLTPEIRRAGRLMTSVYPDHEASMAWQAILHERGWAAPHWPVEHGGCKWSLTQHYIFSRECTLAGAPVLSPMGIRMVAPAIVAYGTPEQKDYFLPRILTGEVFFCQGYSEPEAGSDLASLSMAAVEDGEDLICTGSKIWTTHATEANWIFCLVRTSRTGKKQEGITFLLIDMTTPGIEIRPLVMSSGEEVQNQVFFDNVRVPKANVLGTIDEGWTVAKYLLVHERGGAMSPMLQVMAQELTEAAAAVTASDGGRLIDYPAFAARLADARIRTEVLEVLEHRTLSLMAQGKNPGPSSSMLKILSTELSQQLTELALEAAGPQGWAYQPHATAPGGPIANYTPPADGYHSGAPWQAVAPLRYFNDRAGSIYAGSNEIQRNILAKAALGL from the coding sequence ATGGATTTCAACTGGTCAGAGGCCGACCTGGCCTTTCGGGACGAGGTGCGAGCCTTTCTCGACGAGAAACTAACGCCCGAGATCCGCCGGGCCGGACGCCTCATGACGAGCGTCTACCCCGACCACGAGGCCAGCATGGCCTGGCAGGCGATCCTGCACGAGCGCGGTTGGGCCGCGCCGCACTGGCCGGTGGAGCACGGCGGCTGCAAGTGGAGCCTGACCCAGCACTACATCTTCAGCCGGGAATGCACGCTGGCGGGCGCGCCGGTGCTCTCGCCGATGGGCATCAGGATGGTCGCCCCGGCGATCGTCGCCTACGGCACCCCGGAGCAGAAGGACTACTTCCTGCCGCGAATCCTGACCGGCGAGGTGTTCTTCTGCCAGGGCTACTCCGAGCCCGAGGCCGGTTCCGACCTGGCGTCGCTGTCGATGGCGGCTGTCGAGGACGGTGAAGACCTCATCTGCACCGGTTCCAAGATCTGGACCACCCACGCCACCGAGGCGAACTGGATCTTCTGTCTGGTCCGGACCTCCCGCACCGGTAAGAAGCAGGAGGGCATCACCTTCCTGCTCATCGACATGACCACCCCGGGCATCGAGATCCGCCCGCTGGTGATGTCCTCCGGCGAGGAGGTGCAGAACCAGGTCTTCTTCGACAATGTGCGCGTACCCAAGGCGAATGTGCTCGGCACGATCGACGAGGGCTGGACGGTCGCGAAGTACCTGCTCGTGCACGAGCGTGGCGGTGCGATGTCCCCGATGCTGCAGGTCATGGCGCAGGAACTCACCGAGGCCGCGGCCGCGGTGACCGCTTCCGACGGCGGCAGGCTCATCGACTACCCGGCCTTCGCCGCGCGCCTGGCCGACGCCCGCATCCGCACCGAGGTGCTGGAGGTGCTCGAGCACCGGACGCTGTCGCTGATGGCGCAGGGCAAGAACCCCGGCCCGTCGTCGTCGATGCTGAAGATCCTGTCCACCGAACTGAGCCAGCAGCTCACCGAACTCGCGCTGGAGGCGGCGGGTCCGCAGGGCTGGGCCTACCAGCCGCACGCCACCGCGCCGGGCGGCCCGATCGCCAACTACACCCCGCCCGCCGACGGCTATCACAGCGGCGCGCCGTGGCAGGCCGTCGCGCCGCTGCGCTACTTCAACGACCGTGCGGGCTCGATCTACGCGGGCAGCAACGAAATTCAGCGAAACATTCTCGCCAAGGCAGCATTGGGGCTCTGA
- a CDS encoding UDP-glucose dehydrogenase family protein — MRCTVFGTGYLGATHAACMAELGHDVVGVDIDPGKVAKLSDGVVPFYEPGLEAVLRRNLDAGRLRFTTSYDEAAAHARVHFLGVGTPQKKGEYAADLTHVHSVVDALVPRLLEPSVIIGKSTVPVGTAAALGRRARALTDLDVEVAWNPEFLREGYAVQDTLRPDRLVLGVDRDRPASAWVEDVVREVYADLLDNDVPFLSTDLATAELVKASANAFLATKISFINAVSEVCDATGADVTVLADALGYDARIGRRFLNAGLGFGGGCLPKDIRAFMARAGELGAGHAVAFLREVDNINMRRRTKVVDMATTAVGGSLLGANVAVLGAAFKPESDDVRDSPALNVAGMIQLHGAVVTVYDPKALENSRRVFPTLNYATSIAEACDRADVVLVLTEWSEFTALRPVDLDDVVRTRSIIDGRNCLDRASWRAAGWVYAGLGTP, encoded by the coding sequence ATGCGATGCACAGTCTTCGGAACCGGGTATCTCGGGGCGACCCACGCGGCGTGCATGGCCGAACTGGGACACGACGTGGTCGGGGTGGACATCGATCCCGGCAAGGTGGCCAAGCTCTCCGACGGGGTGGTCCCCTTCTACGAACCCGGGCTCGAGGCGGTGTTGCGACGCAATCTCGACGCGGGCAGGCTGCGTTTCACCACCTCCTACGACGAGGCCGCCGCGCACGCCCGCGTGCACTTCCTCGGCGTGGGCACCCCGCAGAAGAAGGGCGAGTACGCCGCCGACCTCACCCACGTGCACTCGGTGGTCGACGCGCTGGTCCCCCGCCTGCTCGAGCCGTCGGTGATCATCGGCAAATCGACCGTCCCGGTGGGTACGGCCGCCGCGCTCGGGCGCCGCGCCAGGGCACTGACCGACCTCGATGTCGAGGTGGCCTGGAACCCGGAATTCCTACGCGAGGGCTACGCCGTGCAGGACACCCTGCGCCCGGACCGTCTGGTGCTCGGCGTCGATCGCGACCGCCCCGCCTCGGCCTGGGTCGAAGACGTGGTGCGCGAGGTCTACGCCGATCTGCTCGACAACGACGTCCCTTTCCTCAGCACGGATCTCGCGACCGCCGAACTGGTGAAAGCCTCGGCGAACGCCTTTCTCGCCACCAAGATCTCGTTCATCAACGCCGTCTCCGAAGTGTGTGACGCGACCGGCGCGGATGTGACCGTGCTGGCCGACGCGCTCGGCTACGACGCCCGCATCGGGCGCCGCTTCCTCAACGCCGGACTGGGTTTCGGCGGCGGGTGCCTGCCCAAGGACATCCGCGCGTTCATGGCGCGCGCCGGGGAACTCGGCGCCGGGCACGCGGTGGCCTTCCTGCGCGAGGTGGACAACATCAACATGCGGCGCCGGACCAAGGTCGTGGACATGGCGACCACGGCCGTGGGCGGTTCGCTGCTCGGCGCGAACGTCGCGGTGCTCGGCGCGGCCTTCAAGCCCGAGTCCGACGACGTGCGCGACTCCCCGGCGCTGAACGTCGCGGGCATGATCCAACTGCACGGCGCGGTGGTCACCGTGTACGACCCGAAGGCGCTGGAGAACTCACGGCGGGTCTTCCCCACGCTGAACTACGCCACCTCGATCGCCGAGGCCTGCGACCGCGCCGACGTGGTGCTCGTGCTCACCGAATGGAGCGAGTTCACCGCGTTGCGGCCGGTGGATCTGGACGATGTGGTGCGCACCCGCTCGATCATCGACGGCCGCAATTGCCTGGATCGGGCGTCCTGGCGAGCCGCGGGATGGGTGTACGCCGGACTCGGCACCCCGTAG
- a CDS encoding Hsp70 family protein: protein MSSVLGVSVGASTVRLVRPHAGNSATNLDPDAFDVQSIPVPPPQRAEELAAEAVGVALATTPDIGATAIAYRNEQQAHALRAAMARQQLTDYELIPETVAAMEYAHATGDIRGISSLVVYDLGSSGLTVSVVDAQTREVRHTERTSDISGDYLDSLIREQQIASGRIAHPQDEAGLAALDVLCREAKEQLSSNTAVALPSRQGLVLLTQENLESLIMLAIESSARMARDVIVRSDRPAHGVLAIGGSARIPLLGKVLERWMGVQVIVPENPETVIARGAALLARPVQSRPAAARPAPTPARPVSVPADANAHQQNGRVGGFDDEMSPAWLSSAPRKRASKRDKLDASMPDWLAAATRNDRRPEVNGAVLTVSALVVVAAIGLGLGYGPQVLERDRSDDDLTSVPTTTPPRTTTLEPQIAVAPETTEVEESVVVGPPRATTTVPPTTPGPNTFVVPGLPPIVIPTIPPEAFPFPAPPPR, encoded by the coding sequence ATGAGTTCGGTACTGGGAGTGTCGGTGGGGGCGAGCACCGTCCGTCTGGTGCGCCCACACGCCGGAAACTCCGCCACGAACCTCGATCCGGACGCCTTCGACGTTCAATCTATACCGGTACCGCCCCCGCAGCGCGCCGAAGAGCTGGCCGCCGAAGCGGTGGGCGTCGCACTGGCCACCACGCCGGACATCGGCGCGACCGCCATCGCCTACCGCAACGAGCAGCAGGCGCACGCGCTGCGCGCCGCGATGGCCCGGCAGCAGCTGACCGACTACGAACTGATCCCCGAGACCGTCGCCGCGATGGAGTACGCGCACGCCACCGGGGACATCCGCGGCATCTCCTCGCTGGTGGTCTACGACCTGGGCAGTTCCGGGCTCACGGTCAGCGTCGTCGACGCGCAGACCAGGGAGGTGCGCCACACCGAGCGCACCAGCGACATCAGCGGCGACTACCTGGATTCGCTGATCCGCGAACAGCAGATCGCCTCCGGCCGGATCGCGCACCCGCAGGACGAGGCCGGCTTGGCCGCGCTCGACGTGCTGTGCCGGGAGGCCAAGGAACAGCTGTCGTCCAACACCGCGGTCGCCCTGCCCAGCAGGCAGGGGCTGGTGCTGCTCACACAGGAGAACCTCGAATCGCTGATCATGCTGGCGATCGAATCCTCGGCGCGCATGGCCCGCGATGTGATCGTGCGCTCGGACCGCCCGGCGCACGGCGTGCTCGCCATCGGCGGCAGCGCGCGGATCCCGCTGCTGGGCAAGGTGCTCGAACGCTGGATGGGCGTGCAGGTGATCGTGCCGGAGAACCCGGAGACCGTGATCGCGCGCGGCGCGGCACTGTTGGCGCGCCCGGTGCAGAGCCGTCCCGCCGCCGCCCGGCCGGCGCCCACGCCCGCCCGGCCGGTGTCGGTGCCCGCCGACGCCAACGCGCATCAGCAGAACGGGCGGGTCGGCGGTTTCGACGACGAGATGTCTCCCGCGTGGTTGTCGTCCGCGCCCAGGAAACGAGCCTCCAAGCGCGACAAGCTCGACGCGAGCATGCCCGACTGGCTGGCCGCCGCGACGCGCAACGACCGCAGGCCCGAGGTGAACGGCGCGGTGCTCACGGTGAGCGCACTGGTCGTGGTCGCGGCCATCGGCCTCGGCCTCGGCTACGGTCCGCAGGTGCTCGAACGCGACCGCAGCGACGACGATCTCACCTCGGTCCCGACCACCACCCCACCGCGCACGACCACCCTGGAACCCCAGATCGCGGTCGCCCCCGAGACCACCGAGGTCGAGGAGTCCGTCGTGGTGGGCCCGCCGCGCGCTACCACCACCGTGCCACCGACGACGCCCGGACCCAACACCTTCGTCGTGCCCGGTCTCCCCCCGATCGTGATTCCGACGATCCCGCCCGAGGCCTTCCCCTTCCCCGCGCCACCGCCGCGCTGA
- a CDS encoding pyridoxal phosphate-dependent aminotransferase, whose product MGEVSPHLPHHPPRVLEQSTKLQNVVYEIRGPVHAHAARLEAEGHRILKLNIGNPAPFGFDAPDVIMRDIIAALPHAQGYSESKGILSARRAIVTRYELVPGFPQVDVDDVYLGNGVSELITLTMQALLDNGDEVLIPAPDYPLWTAMTSLAGGTPVHYLCDESNGWQPDIADIEAKITDKTKALLVINPNNPTGAVYSAEVLQQIVDLARKYRLLLLADEIYDKILYDDAKHTSLATLAPDLLCLTYNGLSKAYRVAGYRSGWMVITGPKDHARGFLEGIDLLASSRLCPNVPAQHAIQVALGGYQSIEDLILPGGRLLEQRDVAWERLNMIPGVSCVKPKGALYAFPRLDPNVYEIQDDSKLILDLLLQEKILMVQGTGFNWPDHDHLRIVTLPWARDLAVAIERFGNFLASYRQ is encoded by the coding sequence ATGGGAGAGGTGAGTCCTCATCTACCGCATCATCCGCCGCGTGTGCTCGAGCAGTCCACCAAGCTGCAGAACGTCGTCTACGAAATCCGTGGACCGGTACACGCACACGCGGCACGGCTGGAGGCGGAGGGGCATCGCATCCTCAAGCTCAACATCGGCAATCCCGCGCCGTTCGGGTTCGACGCCCCCGATGTGATCATGCGCGACATCATCGCCGCGCTGCCGCACGCGCAGGGCTACTCCGAGTCCAAGGGCATACTGTCCGCGCGCCGGGCGATCGTCACCCGCTACGAGCTGGTACCCGGCTTCCCTCAGGTCGACGTCGACGACGTCTACCTGGGCAACGGGGTCTCGGAGCTGATCACCCTGACCATGCAGGCGCTGCTGGACAACGGCGACGAGGTGCTGATCCCGGCCCCGGATTACCCGCTGTGGACGGCGATGACCAGCCTGGCCGGCGGTACGCCTGTGCACTACCTGTGCGACGAGTCCAACGGCTGGCAGCCCGACATCGCCGACATCGAAGCCAAGATCACCGACAAGACCAAGGCGCTGCTGGTCATCAACCCGAACAACCCGACGGGCGCGGTGTACTCGGCGGAGGTTCTGCAGCAGATCGTCGACCTGGCGCGCAAGTACCGGCTGCTGCTGCTGGCCGACGAGATCTACGACAAGATCCTCTACGACGACGCCAAGCACACCTCCCTGGCGACCCTCGCGCCGGATCTGCTGTGCCTGACCTACAACGGTCTGTCGAAGGCTTATCGGGTGGCGGGCTACCGTTCGGGCTGGATGGTCATCACCGGTCCCAAAGATCACGCGCGTGGGTTCCTGGAGGGCATCGATCTGCTGGCGTCGTCCCGGTTGTGCCCGAATGTGCCCGCGCAGCACGCGATCCAGGTCGCGCTCGGCGGATACCAGAGCATCGAGGATCTGATCCTGCCGGGCGGGCGGCTGCTGGAACAGCGTGATGTCGCCTGGGAGCGGTTGAACATGATCCCCGGAGTGTCGTGCGTGAAGCCGAAGGGCGCGCTGTACGCGTTCCCGCGGCTGGATCCGAACGTCTACGAGATCCAGGACGACTCGAAGCTGATCCTGGATCTGCTTCTCCAGGAGAAGATCCTGATGGTCCAGGGCACCGGCTTCAACTGGCCCGACCACGATCATCTGCGCATCGTGACTCTGCCGTGGGCGCGCGACCTCGCGGTGGCGATCGAGCGGTTCGGCAACTTCTTGGCGAGTTACCGGCAATAA
- a CDS encoding acyl-CoA dehydrogenase family protein — protein sequence MDFTLTEEQQLLRDTVAGYLAARYDLEKSRAAIKTGEGWQPAIWRGFAEELGILGATLPEEVDGMGGGAAELLVIAEELGRALVAEPFIDTVVVGGGLLGRSGGREDVLRGIVAGSVRTAFAALEPTSGNVLHAVRTTARRDGDEWVLDGAKILVTSAPLATHLIVSARTSGEERDTDGLSLFVLPFDPQNLPAGVEYHGYRTIDDRQAADFVFTGVRLPADALLGAEGRAWAAVEPTAADAIAAISAEAVGLLRKVFTDTVEYTKQRQQFGVPISSFQALQHRMVDMYMELEQAAAASQLAGAALSAEPAERARALSAAKVTVGRAARFIGQNAVQLHGAMGMTEELAIGHYFKRLTVLEREFGSTDYHRTRYAELTRP from the coding sequence ATGGACTTCACACTCACCGAGGAGCAGCAGCTCCTGCGCGACACCGTCGCCGGTTACCTCGCCGCCCGTTACGACCTCGAGAAGAGCCGCGCCGCGATCAAGACCGGCGAGGGCTGGCAGCCCGCCATCTGGCGCGGATTCGCCGAAGAGCTCGGCATTCTCGGCGCGACCCTGCCCGAGGAGGTGGACGGCATGGGCGGCGGCGCCGCCGAATTGCTGGTCATCGCCGAGGAATTGGGTCGCGCGCTGGTCGCCGAACCGTTCATCGACACCGTGGTGGTCGGCGGTGGCCTGCTGGGACGCTCCGGCGGCCGGGAGGATGTGCTGCGCGGCATCGTCGCCGGTTCGGTGCGCACCGCGTTCGCGGCACTGGAGCCGACCTCCGGCAACGTCCTGCACGCCGTGCGGACCACCGCTCGCCGCGACGGCGACGAATGGGTGCTCGACGGCGCGAAGATCCTGGTCACCAGCGCCCCGCTGGCCACCCACCTGATCGTCTCCGCCCGCACCTCCGGCGAAGAGCGCGACACCGACGGCCTCTCGCTGTTCGTCCTGCCCTTCGACCCGCAGAACCTGCCCGCCGGAGTCGAGTACCACGGCTACCGCACGATCGACGACCGTCAGGCCGCCGACTTCGTGTTCACCGGCGTGCGCCTGCCCGCCGATGCCCTGCTCGGCGCCGAAGGCCGGGCCTGGGCGGCCGTCGAGCCCACCGCCGCGGACGCGATCGCCGCGATCAGCGCCGAGGCCGTCGGCCTGCTGCGCAAGGTGTTCACCGACACCGTCGAATACACCAAGCAGCGCCAGCAGTTCGGCGTTCCGATCTCGAGCTTCCAGGCCCTGCAGCACCGCATGGTCGACATGTACATGGAACTCGAACAGGCCGCCGCCGCTTCGCAACTCGCCGGCGCCGCGCTGTCGGCCGAACCCGCCGAGCGGGCCCGCGCCCTGTCCGCGGCCAAGGTCACCGTCGGCCGCGCCGCCCGCTTCATCGGCCAGAACGCCGTCCAGTTGCACGGCGCGATGGGCATGACCGAAGAGCTGGCCATCGGCCACTACTTCAAGCGGCTCACGGTGCTCGAGCGCGAGTTCGGCAGCACGGATTACCACCGCACCCGGTACGCGGAACTCACGCGGCCGTAA
- a CDS encoding YdcF family protein, with protein sequence MSGVRPAGARHPRRPSRPLLCALAALVVLGLTVAALWPVYVRPRTDPPAPADAILVLGGAHDGREQLALRLARAGYAPRVLFSDPYEYSARMNRICHGGYSFEVVCFDPDPRTTRGEGRALAARARAEGRTRVIVVTFTPHISRARYVIGKCWDGELLFADPRPELSVMRWAYDYLYQSAAYIEAFFEDC encoded by the coding sequence ATGAGTGGTGTTCGGCCGGCCGGTGCCCGGCACCCGCGACGACCGTCTCGGCCCCTGCTCTGCGCTCTCGCCGCGCTTGTCGTGCTCGGCCTGACGGTGGCGGCGCTGTGGCCGGTCTATGTGCGCCCGCGTACCGATCCACCCGCCCCGGCGGACGCGATCCTGGTGCTCGGCGGCGCTCACGACGGCCGTGAGCAACTCGCCCTTCGGCTGGCCCGTGCAGGCTACGCGCCGCGCGTGCTGTTCTCCGATCCCTATGAGTACAGCGCCCGCATGAACCGGATCTGTCACGGCGGCTACAGCTTCGAGGTCGTCTGCTTCGATCCCGACCCGCGCACCACGCGCGGCGAGGGCCGCGCGCTGGCCGCCCGCGCCCGTGCCGAGGGGCGGACCCGCGTCATCGTCGTCACCTTCACCCCGCACATCTCCCGCGCCCGCTACGTCATCGGCAAATGCTGGGACGGCGAACTGCTCTTCGCCGACCCGCGCCCGGAGTTGTCGGTCATGCGTTGGGCCTACGACTACCTCTACCAATCCGCCGCCTATATCGAGGCATTCTTCGAGGACTGCTGA
- a CDS encoding SDR family NAD(P)-dependent oxidoreductase, producing the protein MTDASPFDLTGHVSVITGGNSGIGLGFARGLARAGADVCIVGRNVERNEAAAKELSAFGHRVLTLTCDVADEQQVADTIGQAAAELGRIDSCFVNAGVPQGTVPFLETDLAEFRRVTSVNLDAAFVTLREAAKVMVAQGDGGSLVATASLASQQGVPRGQSYAASKAGIIAVMNSIAVELAKHRIRANSVLPGWVETPMTEGIFHWDRFRDRVLPRMPVGRWGRAEDFESVAVYLASPASAFHTGDSLLIDGGYSKF; encoded by the coding sequence ATGACCGACGCCTCCCCGTTCGACCTCACCGGTCACGTCTCCGTCATCACCGGCGGCAATTCCGGCATCGGCCTCGGCTTCGCCCGCGGGCTGGCCCGCGCCGGCGCGGACGTGTGCATCGTCGGCCGCAATGTCGAACGCAACGAGGCCGCGGCGAAGGAGCTGAGCGCATTCGGCCACCGCGTGCTGACCCTGACCTGCGACGTCGCCGACGAACAGCAGGTCGCCGACACCATCGGGCAGGCCGCCGCCGAGCTGGGCCGCATCGACTCCTGCTTCGTCAACGCGGGCGTCCCCCAGGGCACCGTCCCGTTCCTGGAGACCGATCTCGCCGAGTTCCGCCGCGTCACCTCGGTCAACCTCGACGCCGCCTTCGTCACCCTGCGTGAAGCGGCCAAGGTGATGGTCGCCCAGGGCGACGGCGGCAGCCTGGTCGCCACCGCCAGCCTCGCCTCCCAGCAGGGCGTCCCCCGCGGCCAGTCCTATGCCGCCAGCAAGGCGGGCATCATCGCCGTGATGAACTCCATCGCCGTCGAGCTGGCCAAGCACCGCATCCGCGCCAACTCCGTGCTCCCCGGCTGGGTGGAGACCCCCATGACCGAGGGCATCTTCCACTGGGACCGCTTCCGCGACCGCGTCCTGCCCCGCATGCCCGTCGGCCGCTGGGGCCGCGCCGAGGACTTCGAATCGGTGGCCGTCTACCTGGCGAGCCCCGCCAGCGCCTTCCACACCGGCGACTCCCTGCTCATCGACGGCGGCTACAGCAAGTTCTGA
- a CDS encoding phosphatase PAP2 family protein: MSPPSPSAKPSSVVRALALTAALLAACFGVLTVNVVVHDVRAHGADDHSGILAADPQISGWAIEQRTTVLTTLARVVSTVGDTLSMTILGTIVCALLLRSGDRARAALVAAAGFGAAVIVFGGKRLIGRERPPAADRLAYEPSLAYPSGHAVASCVVIAICAAIFLPRITRLAVRVVAGLLAAAFVLAVGWSRVYLGVHWPTDVLGAWCASIAWVSFCLAVFHYRQRVPGPDHLDAALSATNRPTAAGLLSTRVRADRTPPVNRDVP; this comes from the coding sequence GTGAGCCCTCCGTCGCCCTCCGCGAAGCCCTCCTCGGTCGTCCGCGCGCTCGCCCTCACCGCCGCCCTGCTCGCGGCCTGCTTCGGCGTGCTCACCGTCAATGTCGTGGTCCACGACGTCCGCGCCCACGGCGCCGACGACCACAGCGGCATCCTCGCCGCCGACCCACAGATCTCCGGCTGGGCGATCGAGCAGCGCACCACCGTTCTCACCACGCTGGCGCGCGTCGTCAGCACCGTGGGCGACACCCTGTCCATGACCATCCTCGGCACCATCGTCTGTGCCCTCCTGCTGCGCTCCGGCGACCGCGCCCGAGCCGCCCTCGTCGCCGCCGCCGGCTTCGGCGCCGCCGTCATCGTCTTCGGCGGTAAACGCCTCATCGGCCGCGAACGCCCACCGGCCGCCGACCGCCTCGCCTACGAACCCAGCCTCGCCTACCCCTCCGGCCACGCCGTCGCCAGCTGCGTCGTCATCGCGATCTGCGCGGCGATCTTCCTCCCGCGCATCACCCGTCTCGCTGTCCGGGTCGTCGCCGGGCTGCTCGCGGCGGCCTTCGTGCTGGCGGTCGGATGGTCACGGGTGTATCTGGGGGTGCACTGGCCGACCGACGTGCTGGGCGCGTGGTGCGCGAGCATCGCCTGGGTCTCGTTCTGCCTCGCGGTATTCCACTATCGGCAGCGCGTACCGGGCCCCGACCACCTCGATGCCGCGCTCTCCGCCACGAATCGACCCACCGCGGCCGGTCTGCTGAGCACGCGAGTGCGCGCCGATCGCACTCCTCCCGTCAATCGTGACGTGCCGTGA
- the dcd gene encoding dCTP deaminase, with product MLLSDRDIRAEIAAGRLGVEPLLDNLIQPSSIDVRLDRMFRVFDNSRYTHIDPAQRQDELTSLVEPREGEPFVLHPGEFVLGSTLEICTLPDDLAGRLEGKSSLGRLGLLTHSTAGFIDPGFSGHITLELSNVANLPITLWPGMKIGQLCLFRLSSPAENPYGSAAAGSKYQGQRGPTPSRSYLNFPLPTEAIDAVEAEL from the coding sequence GTGCTGCTTTCCGATCGTGACATCCGTGCGGAGATCGCCGCTGGGCGTCTCGGGGTCGAGCCGCTCCTGGACAACCTGATCCAGCCGTCCAGCATCGATGTGCGCCTGGACCGCATGTTCCGGGTGTTCGACAACTCCCGCTACACCCACATCGACCCGGCTCAACGCCAGGACGAGCTGACCAGCCTGGTCGAACCGCGCGAGGGCGAGCCGTTCGTGCTGCATCCCGGCGAGTTCGTGCTCGGGTCCACGCTGGAGATCTGCACCCTGCCCGACGACCTGGCAGGTCGGTTGGAGGGCAAGTCGAGCCTGGGTCGCCTCGGGCTGCTCACGCACTCGACCGCCGGGTTCATCGATCCCGGGTTCAGCGGTCACATCACGCTGGAACTCTCGAACGTGGCGAACCTGCCGATCACCCTGTGGCCGGGGATGAAGATCGGCCAGCTGTGCCTGTTCCGGCTGAGCAGTCCCGCCGAGAATCCTTACGGCAGTGCCGCCGCGGGCTCGAAGTATCAGGGTCAGCGCGGGCCGACGCCTTCGCGGTCCTATCTCAACTTCCCGCTGCCGACCGAAGCGATCGACGCCGTCGAAGCCGAGCTGTAA
- a CDS encoding XRE family transcriptional regulator, which translates to MAAAHEASDHVGRAESTNVGATTLEQLDADVVRIANDYVHIPPVPMTVEMLRVRRRVYRLLEGHQRPADTRHLYLLAGTLTGLLANASTDLGYLDAAAEQVRAAWAYAELCDHNGLRAWTRGMHALIECRSQRPRRAVLLAQSGQEYAESATARVRLFNIEARMWATLGNAADTDRCVRAADEASTHGAADDLHDEIGGVFGFPDAKAQYYAGATYIHLGQAEQALAATSRAIELYACGPLEKRSYGAEALTRVDSAAAHLMNGSLDGAAEVLAPVLALDEDRRIAQLSERLSGVRRRIATPRFRDSVRARELDERIEEFCEGPSAKGMSAGGHSIGA; encoded by the coding sequence ATGGCGGCTGCCCACGAGGCCAGCGATCACGTCGGCCGGGCCGAGAGCACCAATGTCGGTGCGACCACGTTGGAGCAGCTCGACGCGGATGTCGTGCGGATCGCCAACGACTACGTGCACATACCGCCGGTGCCGATGACCGTCGAGATGCTGCGCGTGCGCCGCCGCGTCTACCGGTTGCTGGAGGGCCATCAGCGCCCCGCCGACACCAGACACCTTTATCTGCTGGCGGGCACGCTGACCGGTCTGCTCGCCAATGCCAGCACCGACCTCGGCTATCTCGACGCGGCCGCCGAGCAGGTCAGGGCGGCCTGGGCCTACGCCGAGCTGTGCGATCACAACGGGTTGCGGGCCTGGACGCGCGGCATGCACGCGCTGATCGAATGCCGTTCGCAGCGGCCGCGCCGGGCGGTGCTGCTGGCCCAGAGCGGGCAGGAGTACGCCGAGTCGGCGACCGCGCGGGTGCGGCTGTTCAATATCGAGGCCAGGATGTGGGCGACGCTGGGCAATGCCGCCGACACCGACCGCTGCGTGCGAGCCGCCGACGAGGCGAGCACCCACGGCGCCGCCGATGACCTGCACGACGAGATCGGCGGGGTGTTCGGCTTCCCGGACGCCAAGGCCCAGTACTACGCGGGCGCCACGTACATCCACCTGGGACAGGCCGAGCAGGCGCTGGCCGCGACCAGCCGGGCTATCGAGCTGTATGCCTGCGGTCCGCTGGAGAAGCGGTCCTACGGCGCGGAGGCGCTCACCCGGGTGGACAGCGCCGCCGCGCATCTGATGAACGGCAGCCTCGACGGCGCGGCGGAGGTGCTCGCCCCGGTACTGGCGCTGGACGAGGATCGGCGGATCGCCCAGCTGTCCGAGCGGCTGTCCGGTGTGCGGCGCAGAATCGCTACGCCGCGCTTCCGCGACTCCGTTCGAGCCCGTGAGCTGGATGAACGCATCGAGGAGTTCTGTGAGGGGCCTTCGGCCAAGGGCATGTCGGCCGGTGGGCACTCGATCGGCGCCTGA